In the Acropora muricata isolate sample 2 chromosome 1, ASM3666990v1, whole genome shotgun sequence genome, one interval contains:
- the LOC136918075 gene encoding uncharacterized protein produces the protein MVYCFAPTCNHTSEGKTCNFFAFPSATKQNEEYRRWIRLIRRKDRDPSKHSRVCSCHFRDGDKRNGPEVYERNQNKLFPEQRGPPPKKKKKYEEKRKTLCEIIENARINEQPSTKEENPRTTQDVILEAMLDVADREIKILEEKSDYRTKRYTVSELNGDVIRMETGLPTKEIFNIVVKYAYRFKDSINYFSGWKVESISFEDQIFITLMKVRQNYTNLHLAQLFHCSVSTISNIVTTFIHVLHSILFDDLITIPSRDKNRLSTPSSFRQFSSCRIVIDCTDIEVAAPSLMSQQNATYSAYRGMNSFKVIVGVAPNAVITYVSKLYPGSISDKAIVQQSGLLKYLTAGDMILADKGFLIQDILPHGISVNIPPFLNNGKF, from the exons atggtctattgttttgCCCCAACGTGCAACCATACGTCGGAAGGGAAGACATGCAACTTCTTTGCATTTCCAAGTGCTACAAAGCAGAACGAGGAGTACAGGCGCTGGATCCGTCTAATAAG GAGGAAAGACAGAGACCCCAGTAAACATTCAAGGGTTTGCAGCTGTCACTTCAGGGACGGTGACAAAAGAAATGGCCCAGAGGTTTACGAAAGGAATCAGAACAAGTTGTTCCCTGAACAAAGAGGACCacctccaaagaaaaagaaaaagtatgaGGAAAAGAGAAAGACTCTATGTGAGATAATAGAGAATGCAAGGATTAATGAACAGCCATCCACTAAAGAAGAAAATCCCAGAACAACACAGGATGTTATCCTAGAAGCTATGCTTGATGTGGCGGATAGAGAGATAAAGATTTTGGAGGAAAAGTCCGATTACAGAACAAAACGGTACACTGTGTCAGAACTAAATGGAGATGTTATTCGAATGGAGACTGGGCTTCCAACTAAGGAAATTTTTAATATTGTTGTCAAATATGCCTACAGATTCAAAGATtccattaattatttttctggctggaaagtGGAATCAATAAGTTTTGAAGACCAAATTTTTATTACTTTGATGAAAGTAAGACAAAATTACACAAATCTTCACCTAGCACAACTATTTCATTGCAGTGTATCAACAATTTCAAACATAGTCACAACATTCATTCATGTTTTGCACAGCATTTTGTTTGATGATCTCATAACAATTCCTTCGCGAGACAAAAATAGGTTATCAACACCATCATCCTTCAGGCAGTTCAGTTCATGTAGAATTGTCATAGACTGCACAGACATAGAGGTTGCAGCACCCAGCTTGATGAGTCAGCAAAATGCCACATATTCTGCATATAGGGGTATGAActctttcaaagttattgttgGTGTCGCACCAAATGCTGTCATCACCTATGTCAGTAAGTTATACCCTGGATCCATTTCTGACAAGGCCATTGTCCAACAATCAGGTCTACTTAAATACTTGACGGCAGGAGACATGATCCTAGCAGACAAAGGTTTCTTAATTCAAGACATTTTGCCACATGGCATTTCTGTTAACATCCCACCATTTTTGAACAATGGAAAATTTTAA